A genomic region of Nerophis lumbriciformis linkage group LG28, RoL_Nlum_v2.1, whole genome shotgun sequence contains the following coding sequences:
- the LOC133571096 gene encoding vesicle transport protein SFT2B-like, with the protein MDKLKKVLSGEDDGNSDAAGILERANNASTLAWGTRMKGFLICFILGVLCSILGTCLLWLPAFGLAVFAVLYSVGNICALASTMFLMGPCRQLKSMCAKERALATIIMLVCLALTLCAAFWWKSFGLALLFCLLQFLAFTWYGLSYIPFARDCIMKLFSFCF; encoded by the exons ATGGACAAACTAAAGAAGGTGCTGAGCGGGGAGGATGACGGCAACTCGGACGCGGCAGGAATCCTGGAG AGAGCCAATAACGCATCAACGCTAGCCTGGGGGACAAGAATGAAAGGCTTTCTCATCTGTTTCATTTTGGGTGTGCTGTGTTCCATTCTG GGCACGTGTTTGCTGTGGTTACCAGCGTTTGGACTTGCGGTTTTTGCTGTCCTCTACAGTGTAGGAAACATCTGTGCTCTAGCCAG CACCATGTTCCTGATGGGACCGTGCAGGCAGTTAAAGAGCATGTGTGCCAAAGAACGAGCGCTTGCCACCATCATAATGCTG GTGTGTCTGGCTCTGACTTTATGTGCAGCTTTCTGG TGGAAGAGCTTCGGTCTTGCACTGCTGTTCTGTCTCTTGCAGTTTTTAGCATTCACCTG GTATGGCCTTTCATACATCCCCTTCGCCAG AGACTGTATCATGAAATTATTTTCCTTCTGCTTCTAA